The window AACTGTACAATTGACTGTATCACTATTGTTTTATTCAGAAAAAAACATGTTCTGTATGCATGTATTGATGAATACTCCTCTTCACTCGATTGTGTTGTACGGAGTGAAAGCATCCAGTTGGGGTGGTCTGCAGCTGTGGTCGCCTCAGGGATAAATTCATTGAGCAAGATGTAAAGTTGCCAAGATAGTAACTAGGACACACAGAATGGGACGGATATAGATTCTCTTCTTTTATTATATAGGAACTTGATGAAGCTTTACTTGTGTTGCGCTGTTCTAGAGATGCATGAGACACATGTAACCTTTTTCCCTTTGCTTTGCAGCTGCACGCACCAACTTGACGTTGGGGGACACCATGGAAGGTATACACTCTCCCTCTCCTTACCGTACTACTGCTCATTGTGTTCATGACCATTGAGCTATGCTAGGTTCTATGCTGTTGTTGATGCAAATTTATAGGATTTGGGGCTGTAGGCTTCAATAGAtatatttagcaataaataaatatGTCAGTTCACACAAAACTTTTTGACTGTAGGTGTACAAAATTAGCAATGGATCTCTAGGCTGGTGATGACCATGTAAATTTGTTTTAGTGGACTTGGGGCTGTAGGTTCATTCAAAAGCGTGGTGAGCACCTGTAGGTTTGTCTATTTCCTGTTGGATGACTCAAACCAACTAGAGCTAAATGTTTTTGTTCAGTTTCAGATGACAAACTGTTTTGGTTTAGTTTGCTAATTAAATGGAGAAGAGAAGAGAAGTAGCACAATAGGGCTTAGGCTACTGTCCATATAATGTTATTGAGCCATGTTGTTCTGCAGGCTATGTTGTATATTGTGGACTCTTTATTAGTCATCAATGATCACTAACACTCATGCCAGTATATTTTCAGAATCATAACAGGGACGTAGTTCTTTCTATAGTTCCAAGTTACGATCCTAAATTTAAACTCGATGGTGCTGAAATTAAAATGCATTTTGGGCAGTGTAATACAACACTTGCGAAAACTGAAGATTTCGTACAGAGTCGCAAAAACTGCAATCATATTGGTAATGCAGAAAAAAATATTGCATGGCCTTCAACTTTTGTACGTGTCTAATATCCTGCCTTTATCACTACTTGCAtcatgtcaatgcattatgttttaaCAGTTTATTTTGTTAATTTTCTTTGTAGATTCAAAAGATATATGGATGATTATATGGTTGCGTAACAAGTATACTgcaatgatgatgacgacgacgatgacgacggcaacgacgaTGATATTCTGGTTCATGATGCTGATGCTGATGGATGCTTTCAATTTTAGTTAAGTTGTGGGATGTTCCTTTTGGATGATATTCCTCAGTTAGTTTTAGTTAATTTGTGGGGATGTTGATGGACAATTTTAGTTTAGATTTTCCTATCAAGAAAATATTAGATTATGCATCACATTTGGATGATGTTCCTCTTGTAGTACCCATTGTTGTAATCCAATAGTTTTAACTGATATATGATTTCTTCCTCTTGTGAatattttctcttgtttttttcctCAGTTGATACACATAATTATCATCATTATGCGGAGCATTAATTTAATTGTTGGCATTATACAATATTATTCATGTTATATATGCACCAACACCTGAAGCCTTGCAAATTCTTTGTTGCCTAGCAATCACCAACGTATAGGAGTGTTGTAAAAATCGGTTTTATGTGTTGTACTCTTGCAACGGTCCCTTTTACCAACGGTAGTATAAGCGTTGCATTATGCGCTAGCAACGCCGGATAAGGCTACGCATCTGAATCTGTTGGTAAAGACCCTaacaacgcatatatggacttttAGATACGAAAAAAAGCGTTGCTATAGGTGGGGTCATGTTGTAGtgagggatggataagcaaaggaggaagaaggcgtaaatggaaagggtggatccttatcctcttatatgggcggccgaaactataagccctcaccagcctaataaaactcgcttatctcccaagcgccgcggttaatggcgcggttgggttacccatgcccgtattgatgagaatcccggaataaggggacacgatctctgctttgacaagacgtgccaaggaaaccgcctcgctaaacgcgctgaggtggaacagtaaaatgattcgaataaaggcttggtcgcggcgtggtgtcacgctgcggaatacgtcagcagattagatttgttcagatattattctctctacggtggtatgtggaacttattttgcagagccggacactatccttgtgttcaacatcttctatgaaatattcagaggaagaacccgccttgcaatgccgaagacaatttgtgcaccgtactcgtcgtcattgaagcctggttcaggggctactgagggagtcctggattagggggtgtccggatggccggactatgacctttggccagactcccggactatgaagatacaagattgaagacttcgtcccgtgtccggataggactttccttggcgtggaaggcaagcttggcgattcgatatgaagatctcctcacattgtaaccgactctgtgtaaccctagccctctccggtgtctatataaaccggagagttttagtccataggacgaacaacaatcataccacaggctagcttctagagtttagcctctctgatctcgtggtagatcaactcttgtactacccatatcatcaatattaatcaagcaggattagggttttacctccatcgagagggcccgaacctgggtaaaaacatcgtgtcccttgtctcctattaccatccgcctagacgaacagttcgggaccccctacccgagatccgccgattttgacaccgacaaggaccacTAGAGTTGCGACGATGTCGTCGAAGATCACATGGCGGCGGCGACATAGATCATGGGTATGATCAGGAAAAGCCACCATTGAGCGTGCTGCTCGAGGAGAACGCGATGCTAATTTTGCATGACAAGTGACCAAGAGATTACATGAGAAGAACAAGGAGTTGATGGAGCACGTGCAGTGGTGGCAGGGTGGTGCTGGATCGCGGATGGCTTGCGCAGCAGGACCGGTACGGTGAAGATGGAACGCCACACCATAATAATAAGAAAGGTGGTCGAGCCAGAGATGAGCAACTACACGCTCAATGGCATCATGTCCAGGTGAGCTTATTCTCTCGTTCCATTCTGTACTTGTtggtcttttcttttcttctttcagATCTATGAGAAATATGATGTTTTGGTTTTATAGATTTCTTATCCTTTAGAAGAGTTTGTTTCGTGGATGATCTTGAATTGCGGATCATGAAAAGATGTAATGCTTAGGGATTTTGGTCAGATGATTTCAGGATCTTTTTTAGTTTTAGTATGCATCTGGATACCATTTGCATGATCAAATCTCAAAAGGTTGATAGTATTTGTGATATCTGAATCTGAAGAATACATATATACTGACATGTGGCTTTGCTTCTGCTAACGACAAAGTTGTACTTTACAACACCCAGTCTTGGATTTTATGCGATCGACTTCAAGTGGTACTTCTGCGGGTTACAAAGTATGGCTCACTATTAGTAACTGTGGCATGAAATTAAAGATCTAACCACAATTTTTTTTGCGGGTGGATCAAACCACAATCATAGGTACTGTTACGGCTGTTGCAGATAGATCATGTTGCTGAAATCATTTCCTACTGCAGATTTCCACAGCCATGCTCAAGCTTTACAACAGCGAGCTCTTGACGCACTTGCCGATCGAGCAAACCACCCACGTGGCAAATATCAAGGGTTATATCATAGTTTTCACTCTTAAAGGTTTCATTAACTTTATCCATTTCACTTGATCATTGTTTGATTCATCTGCTAGAATTGTCATCCGTAGCAATGTAGGTAAGAAATAATCAACCATTTTCTCTTCCATTCACATTTATTAGAAGGGGCGCTTATGGCTCTAAAATTGGCACATAGGAATGCATCAGCTGCCTCTATGACTTCATTATCACAGCTGGGGATTCCCTCGTGCAGGGAAGATATGTCAATTTGTAGATCGATATTAATTTGTTTCTATATTATGTATCCAAATTGTATTTTGTAGTTCATATGGGTTGAACATCACATTTTCTTTTAATTAGCTTCTGTTGAATCATATTGAACTCGAATTATGAATTAGAATGCCGAACTGGGCACTACTAGATGTGATAATATGCGACATGCGGCAACGTGGACTTTTCCAGGGAGTCGTCTGAACTAAAACAAAGCTCATGGATGATGATGGAGCATAAGAGAGAATTTTGTTTCATAGTCGTCAACCTCTTGACAAAAAAAATCACATTCACACAATAAGTGATGTCGTAAAATTATGTTTCCCCGTAGCAACGGACGGGCATTGTCCTAGTGGTCTAAAAAAAGATCACAACCCTGGAAATAAAAATGCTGAAATGTTGGGCCTGACACATGTGGTTGACTAAAATTAAtaggaaaaaatataaaaaggctgaattgttgggcttaacccatatagacacctaatcggaccgggctgaatcttatcaacgaccttttcaattggtcacaattttgccacgtcagattgccacgtcggatccgacatggcctaggtagacagccagtgaccaaaacaaaaagtCATGGATTCAACGACCttctattttggtcgtaaacgtctacgaccttctcacagagaaggtcgttaatttcagtttacgaccgccagcttttgaccttctgtttttggtcacaaaaaggtcgcaaatgaaaaacaatgatctttcagtgaccaatagtcaaggtcacaagttgacatatttcttgcagTGTCTTCAAACTTCAATGTCCATTTAGTTCAATTTCAGTTTACAAACAATCAGTGAATCTTTGAATGGCTCCTACTCTTTCTAGCAATCATAGGCAGTGGCATTTACAACAAATCTTCAGATTTCTTATAAAAAGCAGAGGGCAAAAAAATACCTTGGTGCAGCTGTGCCGTGGTTAGTGGAGGGGTCAGTGGTGGAGGCTAGAGGATGGATCCCGGAGGCGGACTGGCGCCTTGCGGAGGAGAGGGTTGGACGCCCGGACCAGAGGCAGACCAGCTGTCCAGTTTGCGAAGGGGAGGCGGAGGGCGGGAGCCGGGAGGGCAGTGTCCGACCCAAAGGCCGAGAGGAGGGGACAGGGGAGGGAGAGGGCCAGCTAGAGgggtggagagggagcgaggggaggGAGAGGGCCGTCTGGACCtggaatcgccgccgccgccgcagcatcGTTAGGTTTGAGAATTGAGAATCGGGGGAGGGAGAGGTGCTCGGCTGCTCGCCCGCGTGCCTAACCAGATAGCGCTCGGTCCTTGGTCTCGTTTGCTGCGTGCCTCACGACGCTCGGTTCTCAATTTGGGCTGGATTAATTCCTGGGCCAATATACCATATATGTATTAAAAACAATTATAGGCCAAAATCTTGGGTATTCCAGGGAATTCCCAGGAAGACCCCCAGCTCCGCCACTGGAGAAAGGGAGGACGACACCGGCACTTTGCGAGTTTTTTTGTGCGTGAACTTTGTGAAGATTTCAGCCAGTCGTTCAGTTGAGAATGGGATAGAGCCGGCGACGTGGTGCGGTAGAAGTGCCGGCGGGGAGACGGTTGGTGGGATTCTTGGGGTGATTACCATTGAAAAAACTAGAGCACGCTATAACGCGCTAATAACGGATTTTAAGCTGGCACTATTTTACTATAGCACACTATTTTTCTCACTAGTGATTACCGACCGTAGCATCAACATGTCACCGAAGGAGGCAACGTCTGCCTACTTTCTTTGCTTGTCGTGGATCTATGCGTGAACATGGTGTCTCCTAAACTACATTGGAAAAAATATATTAAAGAGTAGTTTGTTGTCAAAGAACATAAGCATGTTTTTTTACCTTCTATATGAGTACCATATCCGTGGAAGCAAATATTTTTTTTTTAGTTTTGCTTCAGTACACACCCCTCCCCCACCTAAAAGTCTGCAATATTCTTAAAGTTATTTAAAAGGTGTATTCTTGTACATTCATGATCAACTAATTCTAATCTCAATTCCCTCAAAGGTTCAAACAAGAGATCAGAACAATCCAATCATTTTTATTGAAGGGGTAACTTCTAATCTCCACCTTTAATCAGCATCGGAATCTATAAACTTTTCTAAGGGGGTGTAACAAAGAAAAACtcaattttttaaaaagaaaaataaGGTTTAAAATCCCAGCCTATGATGGTAATGCACACAACCATTTTATTTATTAAAATTGATGCAAGGCAACAAGGCCAAAGTCATCAACAAGCGGAGTACATAGCATAGACAACTACAACAGAACCATTACATGAGAAACATATTTCAAATCTTTTTCGTGCTTTGACATGTACGCCGTTATAAGTTTATCTGGATTCTCATCATGTTCTAATCACGTGACATTGTAAATTTATCAGGATCATCTCAATGTTCTGACCCATAAGACATTGCAACCTTTTCTCGGTCATCTTCATGTTCTGACCCATATGACATTGTAAGTTTATCAGGATCTTCTTCATATTGTGACCCATATGACATTGTAAGTTTTTCTGGATCCTCTTCATGTTGTGACCCATATGACATTGTAAGTTTATCTGGACCCTCTTCAAGTTCTGGCTCATATGACATTGTAAGTCTTTTTGGATCCCCTTCATGTTCTGACTCAGATAGCTCCTTTAAACCATATTCAACTTCAGATGCAATATGAACATGTTTATCTCCATTATCATCTTCTAGTTTGCCTCTTCCATATCCTGGTCTAATTTTCCGCAGTCCTTTGACAAACTTGAGGTCATTGGATCCAATAGTAATGTCATCTAGAGAGGAACACACGGGATGCACGTATGAAAAGATAATGATTATGAGTAGTTTCATAGTGGTAAGAACAAGTAGCAGAAATTCAAATATATAGGCACTGAACGCATGCAAACACAATAATTATGCTAAATAAATAGATTGTATTGTGGCAATCTATCTGTACATTAGAGTCatcacaacaacaacaataacaacaaccaccCAAACCAAACACATGTTTGCAGTATGCTTAGAGAAATAAATGAAATTAATCATTGATATCCGTATGCGTATGGAAGAGATAGATTGAAACACAATCTTTTACCATATCTAGTGAACATTGTATTCTATGCATCTAGACATTCATTAATCCCAAAAAAAAAATCTATTAGTTTTACTCTTGAACTATATATGGCGTAGGTTTAATTTACAGCCAGGTCCAAAACCATAAAACATCAATTATATATCAAAACCATTGAATGTACATAGAATACGTTTTGTGATATTTCTGTGCATTAGAGTCATCACAATAACAAAACGAACCAAACTCACGTTTGTGCAGTATACATGGAGAAATAAATGAAACTAATATTTGATATGCATATGCCAGTGAAAGGGCTAGACTGAAACACAATCTTTTATTTTAGTAAACAATGTCTTCTATTTCATCTTTCATCTAAACATTTATTAATCcccatttttttttactttttttactcTTCAACTATTGCTTGGGTTTAATTCTCACTCAGCTCCGAAACCAGTAAGTTATACAATCAATTATGAAACCAATGAAACCAGGATCACCAAGGTTAGTTTGTCTGTTTTGCCACATGACAACTGGGTGGAATAGAAGAGTCATCGTGCACGCCTGCACACGCGcgtgtggagagagagagagagagagagagagagagagagagagagagagagagagagagagagagagagagaccatcttGTTGGGCTATCAAGTCGCTGATAGCTGGGGGCATTGGAGTTTTGGGAAGCACTGCCTCCCAGTTCTTCGTCAGCGTTAACGATCGCGAGTTTGGTGATGTCGTCATGGCAGCATCAATGAACCTCGCATGCTGACTGTCTCCTCCAGCAATCTGCATTCATCACAACGAGTTAGAACGTGTACACGAACTACATGGCTATGAAATTCGTCAGTGCAGAAAGATCTGATAGAAGCATATGCATGCCATATAAACCAGTGCTTCCTATACTCACCAAAATAAGTGATATTAGTGGCAGTAATAAGTCCATGGCGTGTGTGTTGTTATGTGTTGCATCGCCAGATAGACGGGGGTCCTATTTATAGTCCACAGAGGGAGCCACTGGCATAAATTATTGCTTAGGAATTAATATAAATGCGTAAAAAGGGTTTTAGCTCAATCCAAGATTCACTAACACTGCAAGCTGGCCTATACTGAGCACTGACGTGAGTGGCTCATCAACATGATTTAAAAATAAACGGTGGATTGGACACCGTTTATTTTTCCAATGCAGTGCATTGGACACTGACCATTTGTTGCGTGCGTTCCTTGTGTTTGTTTCTTTATTAGAGTATAAGACCTGTGGTTGTGTAATCATCTATCGATCAGATATGCTGAACGATATACCCTGCCGACAGATGTGAGCAAATGAACATTAAATGGGCCATTGTCTCGTAAGATGTTAGCTGGTCTGAGAATCTTGATGTATTTTTTTTATCATCTTTGAGATAGTGTTTGTACTTTCGGTGAACTTTGATAAGTCTTACTAAGTCAGCGACTATTAATATGGATAGGAGGGATTGAGGGAATATCATTTCTGTTTTGCATCCAAATAGTCGACCATCCAGACATTTCTGTAGTGCTGCAAACTTGTGTGTGTGGATGTGGTTCGAAGAAAAAACGTGTGCGTGTAGGAGTGCATATTGCATATCATTAAACACATATTTATATTTTATTGTCTCGTGTGTCGCGTGTGACTGATTTGAGTCCCATATACAGTTACATATTCATACTTTATATACCCACGCGTGCCGCGTGATTTATTTTAGCTGTCACCTTTGCCTCCACGGTTATCAAAACATGAATACGTTCGCTGCTCCTCAGCAGTAGCTGAGCTACCGATGCTGATAGGCTAGtgctacctactccctccgttctaaaaaagatgacccaactttgtactagatgacccaactttgtattatAGTTAGTACAAAGTtacgtcatctattttggaactgagggagtatGTACTATCAACATTTGCATAGACACCAGTGAGCTCTCAAAGCAAGCAATATATAGCACCACACACTCGTCATAGAAGTATAGAACTGAACATAAAATGGGAGAGTGACCAGAAAGAGAGTAGAGATGGCACAGACCATAGAGGTACCCACGGATGCTGAGCTGCTGCAGGCACAGGCAGATCTGTGGCGCCACAACCTCTACTACCTCTCCTCCATGGGTCTACGCTGCGCCGTCGAGCTCGAGATTCCGACTGCCATTCACCGGCTCGGCGGGGCCGCCTCGCTGCTCGACCTGATGTCCGCGCTGTCCCTTCCCTCGGTTAAGATGCCATTTCTCCGACGGGTCATGCGCGTGCTCGTTACGTCAGGCGTCTTCGCCGCCGACAACGACTCCGGGTCTGAGGCGATCTACTGCCTCACACCGTTGTCCCGCATCCTGGTGCATGGTGTCGTAGCGGATGAGCACCACAGCCAGAAGTATTTTGTACTCGGTGTGACCTCGCCGCATTACACGGAGGCGGCGATGGGGCTGGCTGCCTGGTTCAAGAAGGACCATGAGCCACCGGTCCCGTCACCCTTTGAGGACATCTGCGGGGTGCCGCTCTGTGATGACAGAACGCCGCTCCTAGACAAGGAGTTGGACGATGTTGTCACTCAAGGCTTGGCTGCCCACGACAACCTGGGGATTGCCACTGTAATGCGGGAGTGCCATGACCTTTTCAAAGGGCTAGACTCATTGACTGACTGCGGCGGTGGTGATGGTACGACGGCGAGAGCCATCATCAAGGCTTACCCGCACATCAAGTGCACTGTGCTAGACCTTCCGAAGGTGGTCGACAAGGCCCCAGCAGATGGTGTCGTTACCTATGTCGCAGGTGACTTGTTCCATTCCGTCCCATCATCACAAGCTGTGATGCTCAAGGTAGATAGTAACAATGCTTAAATTTTTGTTTTACAAAAATCATCATTCGGAACTTGATCTTAATGCTTTGCATGTTATTGCAGCTTGTGCTACACTTCTGGAGCGATGAGGATTGTGTGAAAATCCTAGCTCAGTGCAAGAAGGCCATTCCTTCGCGCGAGGAGGGAGGGAAGATAATAATCATTGAAATTGTGGTTGGACCTTCCTTAGGGCCAATAATGTTTGAAGCCCAACTCCTTATGGATATGCTCATGATGGTGAACTCAAAAGGGCGTCAACGGGATGAAAATGACTGGAGCAAATTATTCGTTGAAGCGGGGTTCACGGACTACAAAATTGTGAAGAAACTAGGAGCTCGATGTGTCATTGAGGTCTATCCATAAGATATTGTGCTATAGGCACATGAATAAAGGGAGTGCCTATTACCATAAATGTAAGTTGCATGGACTGTAAGTAGTTTAAGTGCCCAGCTTAATCCACTGCTTTATGGTCCATGCAATGTTGGCTTTGGGAAGTAATGAAGCACTTGGTGTGCATCTTCTGTCATGTTGCTAAAGATGGTTTGTTGTATGTCATCGATCTATTATATGTTTTATTAAGAAAAACATTCTTGACCCTTCTGGCAGCTTTTGCCGAGTACTGGACTCAATAAAGGTACCCTttcccgaaaaaggctttcgccccgctttataaataaagcaaaccgcgaAGAGCACACATACAAGCACTAGTCCAGAACACAAACACCCATGTCTCACGGGAAGAAGTACAAATGTTCTGcggagggcacaactcaacaagccctaaTAAAAAAGAAAACAGGAGGGGCCGGAGGGACCAGAGACAAGTCCAGCGCCTAATCAGGTTCCNNNNNNNNNNNNNNNNNNNNNNNNNNNNNNNNNNNNNNNNNNNNNNNNNNNNNNNNNNNNNNNNNNNNNNNNNNNNNNNNNNNNNNNNNNNNNNNNNNNNNNNNNNNNNNNNNNNNNNNNNNNNNNNNNNNNNNNNNNNNNNNNNNNNNNNNNNNNNNNNNNNNNNNNNNNNNNNNNNNNNNNNNNNNNNNNNNNNNNNNNNNNNNNNNNNNNNNNNNNNNNNNNNNNNNNNNNNNNNNNNNNNNNNNNNNNNNNNNNNNNNNNNNNNNNNNNNNNNNNNNNNNNNNNNNNNNNNNNNNNNNNNNNNNNNNNNNNNNNNNNNNNNNNNNNNNNNNNNNNNNNNNNNNNNNNNNNNNNNNNNNNNNNNACCAACGGCCATCGAGCGAAGGTCGGCGATGAAGGCAAAGATGACGTCCCGGTcctgagggcggctaagcggccgccagagctgcaagtaaCCAGACAGTTTGAAGAGAGCGTCAGTAGCCCGTCGAAGAGGAATGTGCTGGATCACAAGTCTATTGCGGACCATCCAGAGGGTCCACGCGAGAGCCCCaatcaagccacctaatgtggtgAGAAGGCAATGGGGCAGCCTGGAGTTCGGCGAATAGGTCGGGGAAGTTGGTGTGGCACGAGTTGCCACCGACCACCTCTCTAAAGCAGCTCACAAATTGAGCGGACACACAAGAGAAGAAGATGTGATTTGAGTCTTCGGGGACACAGCGGGCAAAGGCCAGACCCAGGGTGATTTCGCTTGCGGGCCTCCACCCCAGACGGGGTCCGTCCACGGAaccattgccacatgaagatccgGATCTTCTGGGGCAGGCGGATGCACCAAATCACCGTGAGGGGGGAGGGGCGATGGAAGGGGCAATGGCCTGGTAGAGGGACTTGGTGGAGAATTGGCCTAACGGCTCAAGATGCCACCTAACCTGGTccgggcactagtagaaaaaggttctaatgtgcag is drawn from Triticum dicoccoides isolate Atlit2015 ecotype Zavitan chromosome 4A, WEW_v2.0, whole genome shotgun sequence and contains these coding sequences:
- the LOC119287836 gene encoding uncharacterized protein LOC119287836, which encodes MDLLLPLISLILIAGGDSQHARFIDAAMTTSPNSRSLTLTKNWEAVLPKTPMPPAISDLIAQQDDDITIGSNDLKFVKGLRKIRPGYGRGKLEDDNGDKHVHIASEVEYGLKELSESEHEGDPKRLTMSYEPELEEGPDKLTMSYGSQHEEDPEKLTMSYGSQYEEDPDKLTMSYGSEHEDDREKVAMSYGSEH
- the LOC119287837 gene encoding probable O-methyltransferase 2, which translates into the protein MAQTIEVPTDAELLQAQADLWRHNLYYLSSMGLRCAVELEIPTAIHRLGGAASLLDLMSALSLPSVKMPFLRRVMRVLVTSGVFAADNDSGSEAIYCLTPLSRILVHGVVADEHHSQKYFVLGVTSPHYTEAAMGLAAWFKKDHEPPVPSPFEDICGVPLCDDRTPLLDKELDDVVTQGLAAHDNLGIATVMRECHDLFKGLDSLTDCGGGDGTTARAIIKAYPHIKCTVLDLPKVVDKAPADGVVTYVAGDLFHSVPSSQAVMLKLVLHFWSDEDCVKILAQCKKAIPSREEGGKIIIIEIVVGPSLGPIMFEAQLLMDMLMMVNSKGRQRDENDWSKLFVEAGFTDYKIVKKLGARCVIEVYP